From the genome of Fulvia fulva chromosome 12, complete sequence:
AACACCTTCATGCTGTGTCGCTGCAATACACTCGATTTTGGAGCAAATTGTGCGAACCCCTGTCCACGAGGTCAACTTTATACCCGAGGAATCGCTGTCCAGGTCCCCATGTGGTCAGTCTCCAATGGCAGGGTAGCACCCACGTGAAAACTCTATCGTAGATTGACAGTCGATGAACAGCGAGGTCATCGGACTTCAAGGAAGCCGCCTGCTCGCTTCACTTCAAGTAGTCCGCTGTCTGCTTCTCTGTCATGCCTGGGAACGCGATGCGAGTTGCAATCCACTCGGGGCTGAAAGGATGGACAGCAGTCTGGGCATTGTGCTCTGACAGATCGCTGGGTTTGATCTCGTCGACGGTCTTCTGCCACAACTTGTTAAGAACGGCACGATTCTCTTCCCATATAAGCCAAGTAACAGCTTGCAGTAAACAGTCGGCCAGGTCGTCCAGCTTGCCTCCTGCCATCGCGACAGCGTCTTTACTCTGACGTGGGTCCAACCTGAAAGCCTCTGCAATCTTGATCGCTTCTCCTTCGAATCGCAGATCGAGGTCCGATGTCCCTGCTACCCAAGAGCGGACGATATCAACCTTGTCTTTCTTGTCAATCTTCCTGCGATCAGACATGGCGTGCGTGATCATGGTTTGCACATTGCCATTGTCCTCGTCAAATAGAGTCGGCGGCTTCAAAGACATCGATGCTGCGGATGACCAGAATTGCGCCACTCTCGCTGGACTAACTGCGAGGACGGTTGGAAACGCATCGGTCATCTTGCCTTCCTGTCGTAACGTTTCGAGGGACGCCCAGAGCATGCTTTCGAGCATGTTCACACGAACAGTCCACTCTTGGATGGCAGCAGCGCCGCCGGAACGAAATCTTTGACGCTCAATCAAAAGGGTGTCCGGTTCGTGGCTAAGCAGATCTTTCGTGACCCTGTACGCTGTTTTTGACAGCACTGCGGGGGTGAAAGAGTCTTTGGTCACTGGCGCAGCTAGCTTGGCTTTCACACGCTTAATTGATCGTTCTTGAGAAGTTTCCACGGCAATGTCCTCAGTGAAGTTGTCTGCAGCCGTCTCGAGCAGATCCATGCGTTTCCAGGAGTGCACAACCAGCGAGATCTGATTTGGCTTCTCTTTGGGCATACGAGGCTCAATAACGCAGTATGCCAGATTCCGAATGCCCATGTCCAGGCTGACAAGCCGTCGAGGAGTGTTCCCCTGTCTTTGCTGTGGAACGGTGGCCGTGAGTGACGATTGGAGCTCAGCTTTGGTTCCAGTCGTCGGTAAGCCAGTGAGATATGCCCAGTATCTGAGCTGCCAACCCTTTAGGGACGGCTGTCGAAGGATGGCCATGACGGGACAATTGCAGTGCCCGGGCTAATTGAATCAAAGAAGAAGGTCTAGTCACTTCGATGGCGCTGTCTTCGTTCTCGTAGGCTGGCTTGTCACTGTCATCGCGACTATTCCTAGCACCGCTCTCGGTTCCGTGGTCGTTACGCGTGATTGAAAGTTGATCGCGAAAGAACCGTCGCCGAGAAACACGAAAAGGGCACGGGCACGGACCACTTACGACATATCATGTGTTTGACATTGGAGCAGTGCCAATCATCGCATGTGAAAGCAGTGCCCAGCGTAGAGCCTCTGTGTCTTGATTCGTGAAGATGCGGAGGAATGTGTATGGTCGGAGAACACAGAGACACCCAGGGGCAACTGCCGACAGAACAGCCGAGGATCGGTCCGTGTTCGGCCGGCGACACGGCCCTGAGATCCAGCAAGATCTCACACTAAAACACCGCCATCTTGACGCCCTCTGTGGAGGGGTGTACAGCCACAGCAATCGTTGAAGCAGCATGTGATGCAGCACTCTCTTCAAGGCCTTGTCAAACGTGGGCTCGGCGTTGATAGGGCGCCATGTGGCCCACCTGCTACGAATCTTCGGAGCGTCCCCGTCCAGCTACCACGTGGAACGGAGGGCCGCTCTCCGCTGCACTAGCCATGGGCTTGTGTGAACCTCAGTCGTCTTGATTAGGCTGAGTACCTTCACTGATCACTACAAGATAGATCCTTGTCCCAAAGCAACACTCACCTCAAACACTGGGCATACAGCTGGCTGGAGCAGCCAGGTTTAATCTCGCTGCATAGCTTCGGAGGTAGACACCATGAAGTACCAAGACTTCGATGCGGAGGAGACATTGGCCAAATTAACCATTACTGAGAAGACTTCGCTGGTCTCAGGTACTGACTTTTGGCATTTGGCTGGGATCCCACGACTGGGCATACCCGCCATCCGAACCTCAGATGGGCCTAATGGTGTCAGAGGGACCAAGTTCTTCAATGGTGTTGCTGCAGCTTGTTTGCCTTGCGGTGAGTCGTATTGAAGCATTACCGCTCTATCGAAGTTGCTGAGAATCCCAATACAGGCACTGCACTCGGAGCGACATGGGACAAAGATCTTGTGCAGAGGGGTGGCGAGCTCATTGGCAAAGAATGTATAGCCAAAGGAGCGTCAATATCGCTAGGCCCGACTGTGAACATGCAGCGATCGCCGCTTGGCGGCAGAGGATTCGAATCCTACTCAGAGGACCCAGTGCTCGCTGGTCACTGCGCAGCGGCGGCCGTCAGAGGCATACAGTCAACGGGTGTTGCAGCTACCTTGAAGCACTTTGTCTGCAACGATCTGGAAGACAAGCGAATGTCCAGCAACAGCATAGTCACAGAGCGGGCGCTGCGGGAAGTGTATCTTCTGCCGTTCCAGATTGCACAACGAGACGCCAAGCCGTGGGCATACATGACTGCATACAACTTACTTAATGGTCTACACTGTAGCGAGAACCCGAAGCTCCTCCAGGACATCTTACGCAAGGAGTGGGGCTTCGATGGAATGGTCATGTCTGACTGGTTTGGAACATACTCCACTACAGAAGCCTTGAAGGCTGGTCTGGATTTGGAAATGCCCGGACCACCAAACCTTAGAGGACAACAAATCAGTTTGGCAATGAGCTGTGGCAAAGTGTTGAGGCACCATCTCGATGCACGAGTTAGAGAAGTTCTGAAGCTGATCAAGAAGCTGCTGCCTCTGCAGGTTGAGGAGAATGCTGAGGAGACGACCATCGATTCGCCAGAGACTGCTGCCCTTCTGCGATCAATAGCGGCTCAGAGTTTGATCCTACTAAAGAATGAAGACTCAGTTCTACCATACAAAAAGGACAAGACGACAGCTGTGATTGGACCGAACGCAGATTTCGCTGCATTTTCCGGAGGAGGATCTGCAGCTCTTCTTCCCTATTACGCTGTGACGCCCCTTGACGGTGTCAAGAGCAAGACGCAGAATATCCAGCACGAACTTGGCGCACCTGGCTGGAAGCGTCTGCCACTACTCTCGCGTGTGGCAAAGACAAACACTGGCAAGTCGGGCTTGATCATGAAATTCTACCTGGAACCACCAATCAAGTCCAATCGCACTGCGATCGACGAGCTGCACATCCGCGACACAAGTATCTTCCTGTTCGACTACAAGAACCCACAGCTCAGAACACATCTCTTCTACGCCGACGTCGACTGCACCTTCACACCTGACGAGACGGCAGAGTACGAGTTCAGCTGCTCAGTCGCAGGTACCGCAAAGATCTTTGTCGACGGCAAGCTAGTTGTCGACAACATGACCAAGCAACGTCCTGGCGATTCGTTCTTCGGCATTGGTACCGAGGAAGAGATTGGCAGTATCCAGCTCGAAGCTGGCAAAGACTACGCCGTCCACGTCGAATTCGGCTCGCTGCCCACTCTCACCTACAAGAAAGAGGGTGTGACAGCCTTCGGCGCCGGCGGAGTTCGACTAGGTTGCCACCGCAAAGTCGACACGAAAGTCGAGATCGAGCGTGCCGTAGCACTAGCGAAGAAAGTTGATCAAGTCGTCCTCTGCGCCGGTCTCAACAGCGACTGGGAATCGGAAGGCTACGATCGCGACCACATGGACCTCCCACCTGGCTCGGACGAACTCATCGAAGCGGTCATCGCCGCGAATCCGAACACCACTGTCGTCGTGCAGTCGGGCACGCCCGTTACAATGCCCTGGGCAAGCAAAGCCAAAGCCATCGTGCAAGCTTGGTACGGCGGTAACGAGACTGGAAACGCTATCGCTGATGTCGTATTTGGCGATGTCAATCCTTCTGGAAAGTTGAGTCTGTCGTTTCCGAAGCGGAATGAAGACAATCCTGCTTTCCTCAACTACAAGAGCGATGACAACAGAGTCATCTACGGCGAGGATGTATACATAGGCTACCGCTTCTACGAGAAGACCGGACGAGAAGTTCTCTTCCCCTTCGGCCACGGGTTGAGCTACACCACCTTCGACACTAAGAACCTCGCCATCAACGCCACAGACGATTCGGACGAGATCACAGTGACCGTCGACGTCTCGAATACTGGCAAAATTCCGGGATCTGAGGTCGTGCAGGTCTACATTGCTCCACAATCTCCTAGCATCAACAGGCCGAAAAAGGAGTTGAAGGGTTTCGGGAAAGTGTTTGTGGAAGCGGGCAAGACGGAGAAGGTGGAAGTGAAGCTTTTGAGGAAGTATGCGACGAGTTTCTATCACGAGGGGAAGGATGCTTGGTTGAGTGAGAAGGGGAAGTATACAGTGCTCGTGGGCAATTCGAGTGCGAACACGTCGTTAAGTGGGGAGCTTGAGGTGGTGAAGGAGTTGGTCTGGAAAGGATTGTAGACGTTCCAAAGCCGCAGATTGTCTCATGGTTGAAGGACACGGGGTATCTATCCTGACATAGACCGAAGCGCTTTATGCTGTGGTGCCACCTCCATCTACCACGCCATTGTTTGCTGTGTCCGTATGCTCTGCGCGAACACGTATTCAAAATATGCTTCGAACATCCTTAGACCTTGTTCAAGATCTTCATCGCATCCTTCAGACTTTCGATCTCCTTCTTCAACTGCGCCCTCATTCTCTGCAAGCCCGGCGCCTCTCCAGCAATCTCCCTCAACTCCTCCTTCTTGAGACGACTCACGTAAATCGGCGAGAAGAGCATCAATGGACTCTCCTCTCCGTGCAGAAGGTGATGGTTGACAGCCTGCTTGCATACGGAATCGACAAAAGTCTTGCGCGCAACCTTGTAGTACGACTTCAGGATGTCGTGAATGTCCTGGACGATGAAGTCGTCATTGCTCATGTCGTGGGCGGCGACGGCTTGGCTGACTGGGACAACTTCTTGGGTCATGCTGTCCGGGGAACCGAATACACTGTTTTGGTTGAATCGCGATAAAGGGAATGCGTTCTTCCTCATGCTGGCCATGACTTTGCCCTGGCGACTGGAATCTGGTTAGTAGGCGCTCTAGAATCGCGAGAGCGCAGAACGCGCCAAGCTGCACACCCGCAGCCTGGGCACTGCTACTCCTCTCAAGACTTGAACGTACCTCTTCTGTAAGTTGTTGTTGAAACTAAAAGCAAAGAATTCAAGGTCAGCAGGTGTCTCAGACACGCGAAGATGCCTGGCACCCTTCACTTTGCTTACCAGTGATTTTGAGTCGCCGGCGTGTTGCTCCTCTCGACTTGGAGCAGGAACTTGGTGTTTGTCATGGCCATGCCATAGCGAGTGTTGAGTTTGTCCGACATTTTGTTGAGAAGCGCTACGCGGACGTCTCGATCGGAGCATAGAGAAGCCAGGGCAGACTCAATGAACATTTGGACCATCACCTAAACAGAAGTGCATTAGCCATTGTCAGAAACCGCGTTGCGATGTCTCAGCGAATGCTATTGAGCTGGGGTTGAGGCCTCCTGCCCTTCGAATTAACTCACGATGATGTCGCTCACGTAGCCCAAGCTGATGTCTTCCCACTTCTCCGACTGCTTACGCATGGTCGTGGCAATGATTGAAGGGTTGAAGGTGCCTAATGGACAGATGTGTTAGCCAGAGTCCATGAATGGAGCGTACGGACTCTCGATCAAACCACCACTTTCTGAGCCATTGTTCAATGCTTACCGATCTCGAAACCTCTGTTCTGCAGAAACTTCTCGTGCAGCCACGGTTTGATGTCGCCGGCTTCTCGACGTAACAAGCTGATCTGCTTGTGAAGGACGTCGGCCAGCTCATCGATGTCTGCTTCCTTCCGCACGTTAAATTCGGTCTCCTCATCGGGCGGTGGAGGGACCGCATCCTCGCCATCCTTACGCAGAAACGAATATGTTTGACCGAACTTCGCCATTTCGTCCGCAAACGTGTCTTGTCTGAACCTAACAGCAGGGGCGATGCGCAGCGTCTCGTTCGAGTTGAACACAGTATCAGCGGCATAGTTGGCGGTGAGAGCAAGAGTCACTAAGCGCTGGAAGTTGGTAGCTAGTTCGGTGAGGAACGAGTTTTGCTCAAAGAGCTCGCCTCGCTCAGGCCCGAGGTTTTTGAGCTTCTTCTGCTGTGCATTCAATTGGGTCTTAATCTCTTGCTTGACCTTTCTTACTGTCAGTACGTGAAGTCTCTTGGTGGGTGAGATGATTGAGCTACCTTCGGGAACACCTTCTTCACCTGTCCAGATAGGATCTCCTTGAGTCGCAGACGTAGCGAGTTGATCCCGACCTTGTCCTTGTCGATGAGGTTCCATGGCGAAGTCGAACGAAAGAAGCTGTCCTCCAAGCTTGTGCGGTCCAACTCAGTGTCCGAGAGCTCCTTCTGGCCAGGGTTAACGATCATGTGCCAGCCAAGCTTCATGGATCGACTGCGGCCGTCCATCAGGTTTACGACATGTGACTCGGCGCCTTTGTCAACTAGGTCAGGCTTTGTAAGTACACCGAGCGTGCGATCCCCAGCAGGGTCAGCTTCTAGTGCCAGTTCGAGGATCTCTTGTGTGGCCACATCGACGTGGGCAGGAATGACAGCAAGCATGACTGACCGGGGGTTGATCATGTAGCCATGGACCATATTGCGCACCAACTCAATGTCAGCTTTGGTGGTGAGACCTTCGGTAGTGCTCTTGAAGATCCCTGGCACATCAACGACACTCAGATGCTCTTGATCAGGTCCAGAGACCTCGAGTCGCAAAATGTCGTTCGAGAAGGTGGGTGTGCGCTTGCCGTCTTCACCGGTCTTGGAGAGACCCATCTCGGTATGTACCTGCGCGTGGAGTCAGCATGTGGGCGTGGGTGGTATGACGACAGCAGCAAACTGACCTCCTTCATGATCTCTGTAAAGACAGCGGAGTCGAGTGACTCCACGTCCTTCTTGTACGCCCGGACTCGCGCAGTATGCTCGGGTGAAGCGTGTTGGTCGGGGATGATCGAGACGACGATACCCTCAGATGCCTCCCTACGGAAGACAATCTGAGTGGCGAAGCGGGTGCATAGTCCGCTGTCGCGTGGTAGAGGCTTGTTGACGAGACCTTCCAGCACGCTGCTCTTGCCGGAAGACTGGTCGCCCACGACGACGATCTGCGGCAGATCAACCAATTCGCCAACACCACAGGCGAACAGCTTGTCAATCTTCTCGAGCATAGCGGGCTCGGCCAGGCCGTTGACCTCTTCCTTCTTGTTTGCCGCCATTGTTGGTGTCGACAAAGTTGTGGTGGCAGCCGGGAAGAGTGGCTTGGAAAAGGGGGATGGCTGGGCGAAGCGAATTTGCGTCGGTGCGAAAGATCCCATCTCTTCGGAGTTCTGTTCGGGGGCGACTGAGGGAAAAGGTTGAAGTTCCAGTGACGGGTTAAAAGCGCTCGCCCGCAGCCCGCACGGCTATATATGCAAACGGTCATGCAGGTTCCCGCATTTAGCGCCGCAGCACATGTGAGGCAGGCACGACCATTCACAAAGCAGGCCGCGAGACAGTGTGTCTCAACGCGCGGAGCTACGGTGCAGTAGATGTAAGTCAACAGACTCCTGCGGGAATGTTATCGTGCTGTCACTCGTACCTGCCTCCGGCGTTGCAGCAAGGGTCGAGCGTTCTACCAGCTGTAGCTTTCCTCCACGAACGCCACTACAGCCTTCTTGTTCTCCCTAGCCAGCCTCGAGACGATGACTCGCACATCATCAGCCATACTCGGCGGCCCGCTGACAACAACAGCAGTACCATCGCCATCGCGACCCTCCTCACGAATCTCTCGCTCGAGTATCGCCTTCAGATTCATGCGCTCGCCATGCGTTATGCTGACCTCTGTACCGGCAAAGGCAGGCTCTCCGAGAGTATCACGAAGAGCATTCGCGAGGCTCGGTGTCCGCACGCCCCAGAACAGCTTGTTACGTCCAACCTGGCTCGAGAGGAAAGGTAGCACGGCAGTGATGCCAACGCCGCCAGCAATGCAGATGAGGTTCGGGTATGATGACAAGTCGTGGGCGCCCACCAAACTCTGACCGTAAGAAGATTCGACAAGGAGCGAGAGAGTCTTGCGGTCGCGTAGCTTCGACGTGAGTCCAGGATGGGTCCGAATAAAGAATGTCAGGCCGCCTTTGCAGGACTGCTGGTTCTGTGTGGACAAGCTGCGCGATCGAGCTGGAGAGCCCGAGGCAGAATCAGACTCAATCGCTTTAATCTCGTGCGCAGGCATCTTCTCATCGCTGACCAAGGCAGATCGTGGTGGCTGTGAAGTCTGATGCGCCTCAAGACCTCCGGCGATAGAGAAGGGATGATTCTCCCACACTCTCCATGTCAGCGTTGGAAAGTATAGGTAAGCTTGTCCGCTTGTTGAGACGCCAGGAATGTCAAGTCGTACGTAGTCTTCATCAATAATGGTGACGCGACCATATCTGACTCCATTCCTTGCAATTCGTAGGAACCGCATGAGGCGATCGGAACCCCAGAAACCAAAGGCGATGTAGAGCCATGTCTCATAGCCCCATTGGAAGTTGAAGCGCAGCACGACATGATAGAGACCACCAATGAGAACGAAAAACGCCAAGACCTGATGCCACACCAAGAAGAACTCGTATGCCTTTTGTCGTATCTTCAAGGCGGAGAGCGGAAGCATGACGACCAGACCAAGCGTTGCGACGATGCCCCAGATCCAGTACGGCAGCTTTGATTCAGTGGCATGTTCGTGCGTGTCGAGGTAGAGCTTGAGGAGGATGGCAGAGTGAAGGCATGCCTGTAAAGTGGCAATGACGGCGATCCAGCGATGAAGCAACAAGTAGGTAGAGTGCGACCAGTTGGTGACGTACAGCAGTATATTGTTTCGACCGGCGTACAAGATCAACAGAGCCAGATTGACGAAGCTTAGGACACCAGTGCGGTAGGAGACTAGAGTCGCAACTTCGATGGGTACCGTAGCCCACCAGGCATCGGGAGTCTTGACTTCGTACCCGAGTGAGCAGGCGAGGATGTTGATGATCCAGATATACGCGATGAACAGTGCTTGGCCTCGTGTGGGTACAAGCAAAGTGTTCGCAACTGGTACGCGGTGCTTGATGCCCCAGGCCGGTGGGTCAATGAAGATGGCATTGAAGCGAGTGACGAAGGTTCTTGGAAATGGAACAAATCTCAATAGTGACGTTGCGATGGGGATCCCAGCCCCAGTGAGCAGTAGTATGAGGCTGGCAATGATTAGCGCTGGCTCAAAAGCGAGTGAGACCATGATAGCACCTACCCTAAGGTCACATGCATACGTTCATTCTTTTCGAAGACCGAGTCTCCGTGGAAATTGGCGAGCCAAGTCTCGTCCTCTACAAGGCTCGGCTCCATGAGCATCTCCTCCGACTCGGTCACATTCGTTGGCGGGTTGACGACAATCTTGGCCAGTGACTGCTGGTAAGTTTCCTTCGGCTTTGGCTGGCCAGGTACTCTTCCCGTGACTCGACGATTCCACCACTGCTCAATCGTGTAGATGGGTATATCTTCACAATGCTGCGAGATGCAGTACGCCAACGATTGGAGGTACGGGTCGTTGACCGCGTAGCATGATGGCGATGGCGGGACCTTCTCTGCGCCCATCCCGGCCATGCGTCTCATGTGGGAGTGGTCCTGGTTGTCGCCTTCGCATTCGAGTGAGTACGCCGATAAGACATCGCGACATGCTGTCGCGCACGCCGGTTTGTACATCGTGATGCCTACTATCTTATCAGCTCATACCCAGCGTCACCGTGTCATGGGGTCCTTACCATATCCAACAAAGCCAGAGCCTGCCAAACAGAAGTGTGTCAGCCATACTCAAGAATCACATGGCAATGCCTCCGTAGGTGGTGCCAGACGGTGCCTTCTGCCATTCAGTGCCTACCTACCTCGTGTTCCCTTCGAGCAAAGGACTGAGGTAATGAACAGCGTGAGCAGGAGCCAGTGTGCCTTGCATATCGAATGGACAGCCATGGCGAGAGACGAGGGCCAGGGCCTTGATGGTCAACGAGCTTCGTTGAGTAGCTTTCACAGGTGAGATTGTCTAGTATCATATACCAACGATCCTTTGGTACAACCGGTGACTGTGCTGACCCTGCATGTGCATCTCGCGTGCTCACAAGCTAGTCTCCCACGTTTCGATCGTACACTGGCGCTCTGCTCTGCCGAAGAAGGCGTTGTTGTGGAATCGCGATAGGTCGAGCATGCTGCGAGAGTTTCCCAGGACATCTCTAAACTTGCTCAATCGCTCTCGAGGCGTTCCTTGGCGGAGCAGGAGCTCTGCGTGGCATGGGAGGAGCAACACATGGAGAATCTAGACCTCACCTGTTGACTGATCAGGTCATATGTACTGTTTGAGCACGTACTCAAGGCATGCCAGGATGGTCAACCTGCTGCACTTCGTATCACAGTGTGCTGCCGTCTTGGACCCAAATGATCAACGTGCCTTCGCTGACTTCCGCCCACCTGCGTGAGTCCATGTATACTCGCGACGAGAGCTGACTGCTACCAAGAAGCAGCACCCGACGGCACAACGATCTCGACCTGGTAGAAAGATCATCGCCTTGAACTTGCTCAACAATGCAGCCAGTCAGTCCCGCTCAGTGTCCTTCTCCTTGCTTCGGCAATGCTTCCCTGCATCTCGCCCGTTTTCTATCGTGCAATCTTTACCGTGTACCGTCAGTTCATCACAAGATACCACAATACTGCTTCGAAGACCAATGTTCTAGGAACGCGTCGTGGAGAGGATCGTTTCGTTGCCGGGGCTGGATGAGCGCGGTCACCGCCGTATCAGTGTCGAGCTACAGGGAACGACACCAGGAAGAAGAGACGTTAGCGATACGTGCAAGAGGAGAAATGTCGCGGTCTAGATGTATAGCACGGATGAGAGAAGGGAGGAATTGGAGATCGAACACTGCCAGGATATATGTCTCTATAGAATAGTACGCCGTACTTGCCCTGACAAGGGCTTCGGGCCGGTCATCCGAACCAAGCTGCCGAGGAACTTCAGCATGAGGCACAACATTCTTTCCCGTATATTTAACGCAAGGAGCCCTCGATGCTATCGAAGACAAAAGCGTCAGAACCTATCCTATAACTCCCGCTGAGGCTGCTTTTGATCTCAAGAGGTGCCTTGGTCCTCGAGACTTTTATCCAAGAATCCGACCAAACTCGTCTCAACCTCCGTGCGCGGCGGATACCTAGGTAGCTCGCTTCCCTCCCGCTCCTCGTCACCCATACGACATGACCATCATTCACCTTCCAGGATCCATACAGTAAGTCCTCTTTTGCCGCCTTCTCTGCTCGCTCCGTCTCCAGCCGATACACTTCATCATCATACTTGGACAACTCTGTATCGTAAGCCATCGCAGCCACCATTTCATTGTGCGCGACAATCATTTGCTTAATTCTTCGCTGTGCTCTTACCATTTCCACGTGACGCCTCATTTTCTCTTCTTGCCGTAGCGTATGCAATTGTTTAGCCTTCGTTGCACACCACCTGGCGCCTTCCCCGTTACCTTCAGCTAGGAATAGCCTCCTGAAGAACTTGACAATGTCTCTCTGCGTAGAGAGCTGTACATTCTGGAACTGGCCACAGTCTTCGCTAAATCTCACCCAGCCTGTTGGTTCATCTTGCCAATATGATATGCCTTTGGTTGGCTTGGTCTTGTCTGGCGAATGGCGCTTGGCAGCTATGCAAATCCGGATATACCAATCCATCCTGTGGATTCCGTACGAGTCCGGCCACCAGAAAGGACGATGGTCTGAGGTCCTCCAGTCGCTCCAGTCGTCATAGCGATTATGATAAATCGTGGAGAAGAATTGTAGTCGAGGGTGTTCGGCTATGGCATGGACCCACGGTATGTCCG
Proteins encoded in this window:
- a CDS encoding Cruciform cutting endonuclease 1, mitochondrial; amino-acid sequence: MAILRQPSLKGWQLRYWAYLTGLPTTGTKAELQSSLTATVPQQRQGNTPRRLVSLDMGIRNLAYCVIEPRMPKEKPNQISLVVHSWKRMDLLETAADNFTEDIAVETSQERSIKRVKAKLAAPVTKDSFTPAVLSKTAYRVTKDLLSHEPDTLLIERQRFRSGGAAAIQEWTVRVNMLESMLWASLETLRQEGKMTDAFPTVLAVSPARVAQFWSSAASMSLKPPTLFDEDNGNVQTMITHAMSDRRKIDKKDKVDIVRSWVAGTSDLDLRFEGEAIKIAEAFRLDPRQSKDAVAMAGGKLDDLADCLLQAVTWLIWEENRAVLNKLWQKTVDEIKPSDLSEHNAQTAVHPFSPEWIATRIAFPGMTEKQTADYLK
- a CDS encoding putative beta-glucosidase I — translated: MKYQDFDAEETLAKLTITEKTSLVSGTDFWHLAGIPRLGIPAIRTSDGPNGVRGTKFFNGVAAACLPCGTALGATWDKDLVQRGGELIGKECIAKGASISLGPTVNMQRSPLGGRGFESYSEDPVLAGHCAAAAVRGIQSTGVAATLKHFVCNDLEDKRMSSNSIVTERALREVYLLPFQIAQRDAKPWAYMTAYNLLNGLHCSENPKLLQDILRKEWGFDGMVMSDWFGTYSTTEALKAGLDLEMPGPPNLRGQQISLAMSCGKVLRHHLDARVREVLKLIKKLLPLQVEENAEETTIDSPETAALLRSIAAQSLILLKNEDSVLPYKKDKTTAVIGPNADFAAFSGGGSAALLPYYAVTPLDGVKSKTQNIQHELGAPGWKRLPLLSRVAKTNTGKSGLIMKFYLEPPIKSNRTAIDELHIRDTSIFLFDYKNPQLRTHLFYADVDCTFTPDETAEYEFSCSVAGTAKIFVDGKLVVDNMTKQRPGDSFFGIGTEEEIGSIQLEAGKDYAVHVEFGSLPTLTYKKEGVTAFGAGGVRLGCHRKVDTKVEIERAVALAKKVDQVVLCAGLNSDWESEGYDRDHMDLPPGSDELIEAVIAANPNTTVVVQSGTPVTMPWASKAKAIVQAWYGGNETGNAIADVVFGDVNPSGKLSLSFPKRNEDNPAFLNYKSDDNRVIYGEDVYIGYRFYEKTGREVLFPFGHGLSYTTFDTKNLAINATDDSDEITVTVDVSNTGKIPGSEVVQVYIAPQSPSINRPKKELKGFGKVFVEAGKTEKVEVKLLRKYATSFYHEGKDAWLSEKGKYTVLVGNSSANTSLSGELEVVKELVWKGL
- a CDS encoding Interferon-induced GTP-binding protein Mx1; protein product: MGSFAPTQIRFAQPSPFSKPLFPAATTTLSTPTMAANKKEEVNGLAEPAMLEKIDKLFACGVGELVDLPQIVVVGDQSSGKSSVLEGLVNKPLPRDSGLCTRFATQIVFRREASEGIVVSIIPDQHASPEHTARVRAYKKDVESLDSAVFTEIMKEVHTEMGLSKTGEDGKRTPTFSNDILRLEVSGPDQEHLSVVDVPGIFKSTTEGLTTKADIELVRNMVHGYMINPRSVMLAVIPAHVDVATQEILELALEADPAGDRTLGVLTKPDLVDKGAESHVVNLMDGRSRSMKLGWHMIVNPGQKELSDTELDRTSLEDSFFRSTSPWNLIDKDKVGINSLRLRLKEILSGQVKKVFPKVKQEIKTQLNAQQKKLKNLGPERGELFEQNSFLTELATNFQRLVTLALTANYAADTVFNSNETLRIAPAVRFRQDTFADEMAKFGQTYSFLRKDGEDAVPPPPDEETEFNVRKEADIDELADVLHKQISLLRREAGDIKPWLHEKFLQNRGFEIGTFNPSIIATTMRKQSEKWEDISLGYVSDIIVMVQMFIESALASLCSDRDVRVALLNKMSDKLNTRYGMAMTNTKFLLQVERSNTPATQNHCFNNNLQKSRQGKVMASMRKNAFPLSRFNQNSVFGSPDSMTQEVVPVSQAVAAHDMSNDDFIVQDIHDILKSYYKVARKTFVDSVCKQAVNHHLLHGEESPLMLFSPIYVSRLKKEELREIAGEAPGLQRMRAQLKKEIESLKDAMKILNKV
- a CDS encoding Ferric/cupric reductase transmembrane component B, with product MAVHSICKAHWLLLTLFITSVLCSKGTRGSGFVGYGITMYKPACATACRDVLSAYSLECEGDNQDHSHMRRMAGMGAEKVPPSPSCYAVNDPYLQSLAYCISQHCEDIPIYTIEQWWNRRVTGRVPGQPKPKETYQQSLAKIVVNPPTNVTESEEMLMEPSLVEDETWLANFHGDSVFEKNERMHVTLGLILLLTGAGIPIATSLLRFVPFPRTFVTRFNAIFIDPPAWGIKHRVPVANTLLVPTRGQALFIAYIWIINILACSLGYEVKTPDAWWATVPIEVATLVSYRTGVLSFVNLALLILYAGRNNILLYVTNWSHSTYLLLHRWIAVIATLQACLHSAILLKLYLDTHEHATESKLPYWIWGIVATLGLVVMLPLSALKIRQKAYEFFLVWHQVLAFFVLIGGLYHVVLRFNFQWGYETWLYIAFGFWGSDRLMRFLRIARNGVRYGRVTIIDEDYVRLDIPGVSTSGQAYLYFPTLTWRVWENHPFSIAGGLEAHQTSQPPRSALVSDEKMPAHEIKAIESDSASGSPARSRSLSTQNQQSCKGGLTFFIRTHPGLTSKLRDRKTLSLLVESSYGQSLVGAHDLSSYPNLICIAGGVGITAVLPFLSSQVGRNKLFWGVRTPSLANALRDTLGEPAFAGTEVSITHGERMNLKAILEREIREEGRDGDGTAVVVSGPPSMADDVRVIVSRLARENKKAVVAFVEESYSW